One Anas platyrhynchos isolate ZD024472 breed Pekin duck chromosome 2, IASCAAS_PekinDuck_T2T, whole genome shotgun sequence DNA segment encodes these proteins:
- the ASTE1 gene encoding single-strand DNA endonuclease ASTE1, protein MGVLGLTGFVGERGAFFSELRLRDSKLVIDGSSLYHRLCFSSSAAELRRGGDYGVLAATVRRFFGSLRACGVAAVVVLDGGRGAADRKLPTLRDRAAERLRVAHGLSRGQGGCLLPLLARHTFVQALRRLRVPFVQCFAEADREIAALARRWGCPVLSLDSDFCVFDLPGGYCPLSRFQWQEVCPAEGAPGCFIPALCFSADGFCRRFGRLQKNLLPLFAVLCGNDYGEVPALQGFFGKLPVRAGSPGGRRGKHGLMRGLLEWLAQFGEPAEAVEDVVRHLKAQRREEVRQLLHSSMEDYAPSDVNLEDFFQLGKYESEEASSSGLPQWVLDGLAKGELSPFLSDALMLRSTFLHVQVENMQRPSAHSTALPIRQVIYGLLLKAASSLEAASASKQASKPPGVFEFDRSQKTLTKTFVQAAANLPPRFCDEHFALEKLTEVPVSCRRMLLLETLGVKMSFLESFPSHLQLPVAVTCYWTRSEPKVKLLQLKALLLMIVSGELDRITNDPDCTALHDEDDSIAYNQFLKWKEKKSQSKDFDLDAAHSFCQWQCCLQMGLYLNQLLSTPLSEPDLSRLYSGTLVHSLYQELKSTPSVENMFSSSPKMTQLYQVLLNTVKSSVSPHFFQKVTETKSESRKKKKASKKRKAIRCPIPETQNSCDFNRFASLGVDD, encoded by the exons ATGGGCGTCCTGGGTCTGACGGGCTTCGTGGGCGAGCGTGGGGCGTTCTTCAGCGAGCTGCGGCTGCGGGACAGCAAGCTGGTCATCGACGGCAGCAGCCTCTACCACCgcctctgcttctcctcctccgccgccgagCTCCGCCGCGGCGGCGACTACGGGGTTTTAGCGGCCACCGTGCGCCGGTTCTTCGGCAGCCTGCGGGCTTGCGGCGTCGCCGCCGTGGTGGTGCTGGACGGGGGGAGAGGCGCTGCCGATCGCAAGCTGCCCACCCTGCGGGACCGCGCCGCCGAGAGGCTGCGGGTTGCCCACGGGCTGTCCCGGGGCCAGGGCGGCTGCCTGCTGCCGCTGCTCGCCCGCCACACCTTCGTGCAGGCGCTGCGCCGGCTGCGCGTCCCCTTCGTGCAGTGCTTCGCCGAGGCTGACCGCGAGATCGCCGCCCTGGCCAGGCGCTGGGGCTGCCCGGTGCTGTCCCTCGACAGCGATTTCTGCGTCTTCGACCTGCCGGGGGGCTACTGCCCGCTCAGCCGCTTCCAGTGGCAGGAGGTGTGCCCCGCCGAGGGGGCACCCGGCTGCTTCATCCCCGCGCTCTGCTTCTCCGCCGACGGCTTCTGCCGCCGCTTCGGCCGCCTGCAGAAAAACCTGCTGCCGCTCTTCGCTGTCCTCTGCGGGAACGATTACGGCGAGGTGCCGGCCCTGCAGGGCTTCTTCGGCAAGCTGCCTGTCCGGGctggcagccccggggggcggCGAGGCAAGCACGGCCTCATGAGGGGGCTGCTGGAGTGGCTGGCGCAGTTTGGGGAGCCCGCCGAGGCTGTGGAGGACGTGGTGAGGCACCTGAAGGCGCAGCGGAGGGAAGAGGTgaggcagctcctgcacagCTCCATGGAGGACTATGCGCCCTCCGACGTGAACCTGGAGGACTTCTTCCAGCTGGGGAAGTACGAGAGCGAGGAGGCCAGCAGCTCGGGGTTGCCGCAGTGGGTGCTGGATGGCTTGGCCAAAGGGGAGCTGTCCCCGTTCCTCAGCGATGCCCTGATGTTGAGAAGCACCTTCCTCCACGTTCAGGTGGAGAACATGCAGAGGCCGAGCGCGCACAGCACGGCGCTGCCCATCCGGCAGGTCATCTACGGGCTGCTCCTCAAGGCAGCATCGAGCTTGGAAGCTGCTTCTGCGAGCAAGCAGGCCAGCAAGCCTCCAGGCGTGTTTGAATTCGACAGAAGCCAAAAGACGCTTACAAAAACGTTTGTTCAAGCAGCAGCAAACCTACCCCCGCGTTTTTGTGATGAGCATTTTGCTTTGGAGAAGTTAACAGAG gtgccTGTGTCATGCCGTCGGATGCTTTTGCTGGAGACCTTAGGAGTGAAAATGAGTTTCCTAGAATCTTTCCCCAGTCACTTACAGCTTCCTGTTGCTGTAACTTGTTATTGGACACGTTCAGAACCAAAAGTAAAATTGCTTCAATTAAAGGCTCTACTTCTAATGATAGTATCCGGAGAACTTGACAGGATAACTAATGATCCAG ATTGCACAGCTTTACATGATGAAGATGACAGTATTGCATATAATCAATTCCtgaaatggaaggaaaagaaatcacaaagtAAAGACTTTGACTTAGATGCTGCACACAGTTTTTGCCAGTGGCAGTGCTGCCTTCAGATGGGATTGTATCTCAACCAGCTACTCTCCACTCCTCTCTCTGAGCCAGACTTAAGTAG GCTTTATAGTGGGACCCTTGTGCACAGTCTGTATCAAGAGCTTAAATCAACACCTTCCGTGGAAAATATGTTTAGTTCATCTCCAAAAATGACTCAGCTTTATCAGGTTTTGCTGAATACAGTGAAGTCAAGTGTATCTCCACACTTCTTTCAGAAGGTGACAGAGACCAAGTCTGAGTCCcgcaaaaagaagaaagcatctaAGAAGAGAAAGGCCATCAGGTGTCCCATACCAGAAACTCAGAATTCATGTGATTTTAACAGGTTTGCATCACTTGGAGTGGATGACTGA